The Deltaproteobacteria bacterium genome includes a region encoding these proteins:
- the selB gene encoding selenocysteine-specific translation elongation factor: MKRIVLGTAGHIDHGKTSLVRALTGIDCDRLAEEKARGITIELGFAHLALPSGQRIGIVDVPGHEKFVKNMVAGATGIDVVALVIAADEGVMPQTREHLDICSLLAVKKGLVVLTKCDMVEEEWLEMVSDDIRTALVGTFLEDAPLVPVSSVTGAGLDELKAVLDDIVKDVAEAAGANIFRLPVDRVFTMHGFGTVVTGTLASGHAAVGDMVTLYPSGVRSKVRGLQVHNDSVTESFAGMRTAVNFQGLDKAAVKRGDVVAAPDTLKNSRMVDVWLSLLKTARPLKSRARVRFHTGSSEIMGKVVLFGCDELLPGQEAPAQMRLDEPVALIRDDRFVIRSYSPVHTIGGGRVLHPFPAKRKRGRPGTTESLIELSEAEGEALAELCVRLSDFGGISQAELAVATNFAGKKLKDSVEKLLSKKALVVVDKEARVFIHAETLARLEELALSALSAYHAANPLKTGMPKEELKSRLDDRIGPKTFHLLIASLSGSKKIEADQDLLRLAGYTVFLAEDEAAAEKKIRDAYEKGGLTPPYFKELTDGLGVSEKTARGILAHMVQENALVKVKEDLYFTRAALDDLKIRLVAHLKAQGELTPVQFKEMTNASRKYAIPLLEWFDSAKVTLRVGDVRRLRSG, translated from the coding sequence ATGAAAAGAATAGTACTGGGAACCGCAGGCCACATCGACCACGGCAAGACAAGCCTTGTGCGGGCGCTCACGGGCATAGACTGCGACAGGCTGGCCGAGGAGAAGGCGCGCGGCATAACCATAGAACTTGGCTTCGCGCACCTCGCCCTTCCCTCCGGCCAGCGCATCGGCATAGTGGACGTGCCCGGCCATGAAAAATTCGTGAAGAACATGGTGGCCGGAGCCACGGGCATAGACGTGGTGGCCCTTGTGATCGCGGCGGACGAGGGCGTGATGCCCCAGACCCGCGAGCACCTGGACATCTGCTCCCTTCTGGCCGTGAAAAAGGGGCTGGTGGTCCTCACCAAGTGCGACATGGTGGAGGAGGAATGGCTGGAAATGGTGTCGGACGACATCCGCACAGCCCTTGTCGGCACCTTTCTTGAAGACGCCCCCCTGGTTCCCGTGTCGTCGGTCACGGGCGCAGGCCTTGACGAGTTGAAGGCGGTTCTGGACGACATCGTGAAGGACGTCGCCGAAGCCGCAGGGGCGAATATTTTCCGGCTTCCCGTGGACCGCGTTTTCACCATGCACGGCTTCGGAACGGTGGTCACCGGGACCCTGGCCTCCGGCCACGCGGCGGTGGGCGACATGGTGACCCTGTACCCATCCGGAGTGCGCTCCAAGGTGAGGGGCCTGCAGGTTCACAACGATTCCGTGACCGAATCTTTTGCCGGAATGCGCACGGCGGTCAATTTCCAGGGCCTGGACAAGGCTGCGGTAAAGCGCGGCGACGTGGTGGCGGCCCCCGACACCCTCAAGAACAGCCGCATGGTGGACGTGTGGCTCTCCCTGTTAAAAACCGCCCGTCCCCTCAAAAGCCGCGCCCGCGTGCGCTTCCACACCGGTTCCAGCGAGATAATGGGCAAGGTGGTGCTTTTCGGCTGTGACGAGCTTCTGCCGGGCCAGGAGGCCCCGGCCCAGATGAGGCTGGACGAGCCCGTGGCCCTCATACGGGACGACCGCTTCGTCATCCGCTCCTATTCTCCGGTTCACACCATAGGCGGCGGCAGGGTGCTGCACCCCTTTCCGGCCAAGCGCAAGCGGGGCCGCCCCGGAACCACCGAAAGCCTCATCGAGCTTTCAGAGGCCGAAGGCGAAGCGCTTGCGGAACTTTGCGTGCGCCTGTCGGATTTCGGGGGCATCAGCCAGGCCGAGCTTGCCGTGGCCACCAACTTCGCCGGAAAAAAACTCAAGGACTCCGTTGAAAAGCTCCTCTCCAAAAAGGCCCTGGTGGTGGTGGACAAGGAGGCGCGGGTCTTCATCCACGCCGAAACCCTGGCCCGCCTGGAGGAACTCGCCCTTTCGGCCCTTTCGGCCTACCACGCCGCCAACCCCCTCAAAACCGGAATGCCCAAGGAGGAACTGAAATCGAGGCTCGACGACCGCATCGGCCCCAAGACCTTTCATCTCCTTATCGCAAGCCTTTCCGGCTCGAAAAAAATCGAGGCGGACCAGGACCTTCTGCGCCTTGCCGGGTACACGGTTTTCCTTGCGGAAGACGAGGCGGCGGCTGAAAAGAAGATACGAGACGCCTACGAAAAGGGCGGGCTCACCCCGCCTTATTTCAAGGAGCTCACGGACGGCCTTGGGGTTTCGGAGAAAACCGCCAGGGGGATTCTGGCCCACATGGTCCAGGAAAACGCCCTGGTGAAGGTGAAGGAGGACCTTTATTTCACGAGGGCCGCCCTGGATGATCTGAAAATCCGGCTGGTTGCGCATTTAAAGGCCCAGGGGGAACTGACCCCGGTGCAGTTCAAGGAGATGACCAACGCGTCGCGTAAATACGCCATTCCGCTCCTGGAATGGTTCGACTCGGCCAAGGTGACCCTGAGAGTCGGCGATGTCAGGAGGTTAAGGTCAGGGTAA
- a CDS encoding cyclic nucleotide-binding domain-containing protein, whose product MNRPDPFESYRAELSRSVMDSLSGIPIFAALSDEELSEVAGFMNMVDVMQGDVVFLEGERGDYVCFVAEGLLEVSKKAGDSDRRAVITTLSPGHSIGEMALIDEAPRSATVVALADTRMVALTRQAFEGLIKKDPMIGIKLMKGISRLLSSNLRKTSSQLAETMLPVC is encoded by the coding sequence ATGAACAGGCCCGATCCGTTTGAATCCTACAGGGCTGAGCTTTCCAGGTCCGTCATGGACAGCCTTTCCGGCATCCCGATTTTTGCGGCCCTTTCGGATGAGGAGCTTTCCGAAGTCGCCGGGTTCATGAACATGGTGGACGTCATGCAGGGCGACGTTGTGTTTCTTGAGGGCGAGCGAGGGGATTACGTCTGCTTCGTGGCAGAGGGGCTTTTGGAGGTCTCCAAGAAGGCGGGCGACTCGGACAGGCGGGCGGTCATCACCACGCTTTCGCCCGGCCACTCCATCGGCGAGATGGCCCTGATCGACGAAGCCCCCCGTTCGGCCACCGTGGTTGCCCTTGCCGACACCCGCATGGTGGCCCTTACAAGGCAGGCCTTCGAGGGCCTCATCAAAAAAGACCCCATGATCGGCATCAAGCTCATGAAGGGCATCTCCCGCCTTCTTTCGTCGAATTTGCGCAAAACCTCCTCCCAACTGGCCGAGACCATGCTTCCGGTGTGCTGA